GAGGCCGTTCCGGAGGCCTGGCAACGCCTGGGGGGCCGGGGCCTGATTGCCTGGATCTTGTTGGACGAGGTCCCGGCCGCCTGCGATCCTCTGGGGCCCCAGAACACGCTCATCTGGGCCCCGGGGCTGCTGGTGGGGTACGGGTTGTCTTCCTGTGACCGCATTTCCATCGGAGGAAAAAGCCCCCTCACCGGTGGAGTCAAGGAGACCAACGCCGGGGGGACCACAGGGGCGGCGCTGGTCCGCTTAGGCATCAAAGCGTTGCTCCTGGAGGATCGCCCCGAGGAGGACGGCTGGTGGGTCATTGTGGTGGACGGCCAGGGGGTGCGCTTCGAGCCGGCCGACGACCTGGCCGGGCTGGGGGTGTATGCCGCGGCGGAACGGCTGCGCCAGCGCTACGGTGAACGGGCGGCCATCTCCCTCATCGGCCCGGCGGGGGAGATGAGGCTGCGCGCCGCGGGGATTCAGAACCTGGACCGCGATGGCGTGCCCAGCCGCATCAGCGCCCGCGGTGGGATGGGTGCGGTGATGGGCAGCAAGCGCATCAAAGCTATCGTTTTCGACCCGCCGCCGGACGCGCACCCGCAGGTGGCCGATCCCAAGGCCCTGCGCGAGGCGAAGAAGGTGTACACCCAGGCGCTGCTGGGCCATCCGCAGACTAAGGTGTATCACGATTACGGCACCGCGGCCATGACAGCCATGACCACCCAGTTCGGCAGTTTGCCCACGCGCGGGTTTTCGGCGGGCTTCTTCGAGGGCTGGGAGCGCATCACCGGCGATGCGTTGCGCGAGCGCATCTTGCAGCGGGGCAAGCCGGGCGCGCCTTCTCATGCCTGTATGCCGGGGTGCGTGATTCAGTGTTCCAATGTGTATGTCGATGAGCAGGGCCAGGTGCTCACCTCGCCGTTGGAGTACGAGACCATTGGCCTGTTGGGCTCCAATTTGGGCATCGATGACCTGGATGTGATCGCCCACCTGAACCGCGAGGCCAACGATCTGGGCCTGGACACCATCGAAATCGGCGGCGCGTTGGGAGTGGCGGGCCGGGCTGGCCTTTTCCACTGGGGCGACGGCAAACAGGCCCTGGCGTTGCTGCAGGAGATTCGCCAGGGCACTCCCCTGGGACGCATCCTGGGCAACGGCGCGGTGATCACCGGCAAGGTGCTCGGTGTGGAGCAGGTGCCGGCGGTCAAGGGACAGGGGATGCCGGCCTACGAGCCGCGGGCCATCAAGGGCACCGGGGTGACTTATGCCACCAGCCCTCAAGGGGCCGACCACACCGCCGGACTGACCATCCGCGCCAAGGTGGATCATCTTAGCCCCGAGGGGCAGGCGAAACTTTCCCGCAGGGTGCAGGTCAGCATGGCAGGCTACGACACCCTGGGGGCTTGCATTTTCGCCGGGTTTGGCTTTGCTGCCGCGCCCAAGGACCTCATCGCCCGATTGTTGCGGGCCATTTACGGCTGGGAGGATGTGGGGGAGGATGTGCTCAAGGCGTTGGGCACGGAGACCTTGCGGCTGGAACTGGCCTTCAACCGCCGCGCCGGGTTCACCGCGGCCGACGACCGCCTGCCCGAATGGATGACCCGCGAGCCGGTGCCGCCCACGGGCGCGGTGTTCGATGTACCTGAGGAGGATCTGGACGGCGTGTTTGCCGACCTGGTCTGAACAAGGGCGTTTCGCCCCTGAGGTGAGGAAACGACCGCGGCCCGGTGGTTTGACCAGCCGGGCCGCGTTTTTCGTGGTGGGGTTCAGGCGCTGGGGAATTTACGACCGGCGGAAGATGCGGCTGGCCGCCCACAGGCCTACCACGGCCATCCCGGCCAGGTCGGGGAGCAACCCCTGGGGCGTGGCGGAGAGCCAGAGTTCGCCGAGTAGGTGCACCATGCGGGTCATGGGCAGCGCCTCACTCAGCCGTTGCAACCAGGTGGGGGCAAATCCAGCGGGATGCTGGTGCTCGA
This genomic stretch from Anaerolineae bacterium harbors:
- a CDS encoding aldehyde ferredoxin oxidoreductase, which produces MRVLRINTRTQEARWEAVPEAWQRLGGRGLIAWILLDEVPAACDPLGPQNTLIWAPGLLVGYGLSSCDRISIGGKSPLTGGVKETNAGGTTGAALVRLGIKALLLEDRPEEDGWWVIVVDGQGVRFEPADDLAGLGVYAAAERLRQRYGERAAISLIGPAGEMRLRAAGIQNLDRDGVPSRISARGGMGAVMGSKRIKAIVFDPPPDAHPQVADPKALREAKKVYTQALLGHPQTKVYHDYGTAAMTAMTTQFGSLPTRGFSAGFFEGWERITGDALRERILQRGKPGAPSHACMPGCVIQCSNVYVDEQGQVLTSPLEYETIGLLGSNLGIDDLDVIAHLNREANDLGLDTIEIGGALGVAGRAGLFHWGDGKQALALLQEIRQGTPLGRILGNGAVITGKVLGVEQVPAVKGQGMPAYEPRAIKGTGVTYATSPQGADHTAGLTIRAKVDHLSPEGQAKLSRRVQVSMAGYDTLGACIFAGFGFAAAPKDLIARLLRAIYGWEDVGEDVLKALGTETLRLELAFNRRAGFTAADDRLPEWMTREPVPPTGAVFDVPEEDLDGVFADLV